In Leptospiraceae bacterium, one DNA window encodes the following:
- a CDS encoding acetylglutamate kinase gives MKSIEMKGKDTLLKFLEITANTRDSEVFLKNFRSQSPEKFAIIYIDEGALTESFLTFYYDLNFLYNLNLYPTVVIEKTSEDYLKIFFKNIYEKFKSSENFFLFPIDIFYSENNTLDEIVKCISSKRIPVLVFDENKISTLEYLKTIANNLFVNKLIFLRERAGLKKKNSNKIISLINLETDYDPIIEQNSLDEFDKKLLDNSKFLLEKSKNSRLAIAITSPALLLKELFTIKGNGTFIKKGSKIQFFEDYKKINEMKLKSLIENAFQKKIQDKFFKKEILGILIESDYRGAAIFQNTEFGILLSKFAVDEIARGEGIGREIWDKMKIKFQTIFWRANPNNPINSWYQKECDGFQKFQNWNIYWIGLQVTQIPEICKFMLALEADFSE, from the coding sequence ATGAAATCAATTGAAATGAAAGGCAAGGACACTCTATTAAAATTTTTAGAGATCACTGCAAACACAAGAGACTCAGAGGTTTTCTTAAAAAACTTTCGTTCCCAAAGCCCTGAAAAATTTGCGATCATTTATATAGACGAGGGGGCTTTAACTGAATCCTTTTTAACTTTCTATTATGATTTGAATTTTTTGTACAACTTAAACCTATACCCGACTGTGGTAATCGAAAAGACTTCAGAAGACTATTTAAAAATATTTTTTAAGAATATCTATGAAAAATTCAAATCTTCAGAAAATTTTTTTTTGTTTCCGATTGATATTTTTTACTCGGAAAATAACACTCTTGATGAAATCGTGAAATGCATTTCCTCCAAAAGAATTCCTGTTTTAGTTTTTGATGAAAATAAAATTTCTACCCTTGAATACTTGAAGACAATTGCAAACAATCTATTCGTAAACAAATTAATATTTTTAAGAGAGAGAGCCGGTCTAAAAAAAAAGAATAGCAACAAAATAATTTCTTTAATCAATTTAGAAACAGACTATGACCCAATCATAGAACAAAATTCTTTAGATGAATTTGACAAAAAATTATTAGACAACTCTAAATTTCTATTAGAAAAGTCCAAAAATTCCAGATTAGCCATTGCCATTACCTCCCCTGCCCTGTTACTAAAAGAATTATTCACAATCAAGGGAAACGGTACCTTTATTAAAAAGGGGAGTAAAATTCAGTTCTTTGAAGACTATAAAAAAATTAATGAAATGAAACTAAAATCATTGATCGAAAATGCTTTTCAAAAAAAAATTCAGGATAAATTTTTTAAAAAAGAAATTCTTGGAATACTCATTGAATCTGATTACAGAGGTGCTGCCATTTTTCAAAACACTGAATTCGGAATCCTCCTCTCAAAATTTGCAGTAGATGAAATTGCAAGAGGCGAAGGAATTGGTAGGGAAATCTGGGATAAAATGAAAATAAAATTTCAAACAATTTTTTGGAGAGCTAATCCAAATAACCCGATCAATTCTTGGTATCAAAAAGAATGCGACGGATTTCAAAAATTTCAAAATTGGAATATTTATTGGATCGGGTTACAAGTTACACAAATTCCAGAAATTTGTAAGTTTATGTTAGCCTTGGAGGCAGATTTTTCTGAATAG
- a CDS encoding DUF393 domain-containing protein → MEMDVFFYDGKCPFCTKTANYLQERCLNKNIHFLSFRNLSDKEIQNIHKDLSLELLTGNTQFIFRNTRYPHFFGIRKLFPYLRGYRYFTLFLYLPLVPLFGILFLQILKKITRH, encoded by the coding sequence ATAGAGATGGATGTATTTTTTTATGACGGGAAATGCCCATTTTGCACAAAGACAGCAAATTACTTACAAGAAAGATGCCTGAATAAAAATATCCATTTTTTGTCCTTTAGAAACTTGAGTGACAAAGAAATCCAAAATATTCACAAGGACTTATCCTTGGAGCTATTGACAGGAAACACTCAGTTTATTTTTCGCAATACTCGATACCCTCACTTTTTTGGGATTAGAAAACTTTTCCCGTATTTGAGAGGGTACAGATATTTTACCCTATTTTTGTATCTGCCCTTAGTCCCACTTTTTGGAATCTTATTTTTACAAATTCTAAAAAAAATAACTCGTCACTGA
- a CDS encoding M48 family metallopeptidase, with product MIPFEYKLIRRRGHKNISISVYRDRRVIVTVDRNITNSQLREFIEEKTSWVKSRINSLPPEKKSPQFKDGQKFLFANQLYELKICNSNVNSIEYENSCLFVKVKNKLKENERSQMIKQLMIVFCKRMMKVLVAEKIQNYKNLIGKEPNNIRIKDCKTKWGSASSLGNLNFHWKILLLPENIQNYIILHEMTHLIHPNHSKEFYTFLEKVYPDRKDAELWLKKNGNDIDIEPMDEYRNQ from the coding sequence ATGATTCCTTTTGAATATAAACTCATCAGAAGAAGAGGGCATAAAAACATATCTATAAGTGTATATAGAGATAGAAGGGTGATTGTAACTGTAGATAGAAATATTACTAATTCACAGCTAAGAGAATTTATAGAAGAAAAGACTTCTTGGGTCAAGAGTCGAATAAACAGTCTTCCACCGGAAAAAAAAAGCCCCCAGTTCAAAGATGGACAAAAATTTTTATTTGCAAATCAATTGTACGAATTGAAAATTTGTAATTCCAATGTAAATTCAATTGAGTACGAGAATTCATGTCTCTTCGTGAAGGTTAAAAATAAATTAAAAGAAAACGAAAGGTCTCAGATGATAAAGCAACTGATGATTGTATTTTGCAAGAGGATGATGAAGGTGTTGGTTGCAGAAAAAATTCAAAACTATAAAAACCTAATCGGAAAAGAACCAAATAATATTCGGATCAAAGACTGCAAGACAAAATGGGGGAGTGCATCGAGTTTAGGGAATTTGAATTTTCATTGGAAAATATTGTTACTTCCGGAAAATATCCAGAATTATATTATACTCCATGAGATGACGCATCTGATACATCCAAACCATTCTAAGGAATTTTATACATTTTTAGAAAAAGTATATCCAGATAGAAAAGATGCCGAGCTCTGGTTGAAAAAAAATGGGAACGATATTGACATCGAGCCTATGGATGAATATAGAAATCAGTGA
- a CDS encoding D-alanine--D-alanine ligase: protein MKKIVLLNADISDSFSNLKNTFKQEWESKDSIEKLKHTIQKLGYSAILIEPKKDYDKLLTICKKIIKEVHLGKIHREEVIFFNLVEGFFSRNREGYIPSIAEFFGFPHTGSDSYAQSITLNKNLCKLFAKKLKIPVKNHFLIRNNEELKKIKLKSKKYFWKPNLEGSGIAIDIKNILSSQNDLTHLEKEINKYSELLIEEYLPGDELTIGVMGNRGKYKATQLAKVTYPGRVYGYAVKSKSKMPERLEFGFDKDQEKKLQGYSIRLSEEIGVSGYARYDFKCDEKGNPYFLEGNLTCGLSIQYSTFPICYTHSFQKKYSDMVEEILNLAVEEFKEKRFLYGKMRLE from the coding sequence ATGAAAAAAATAGTTTTACTCAACGCAGATATAAGCGATAGTTTTTCTAATTTGAAAAATACATTTAAGCAAGAATGGGAATCTAAAGATAGTATAGAAAAATTAAAACATACAATACAAAAACTTGGGTACAGTGCAATTTTAATCGAGCCGAAAAAAGATTATGATAAACTTTTAACAATTTGTAAAAAAATCATAAAAGAGGTTCATCTTGGTAAAATACATAGAGAAGAAGTTATATTTTTTAATTTAGTAGAAGGTTTTTTTTCCAGAAATAGAGAAGGCTATATCCCTTCTATTGCAGAGTTTTTTGGATTTCCTCATACCGGGTCGGATTCTTACGCTCAATCCATCACTCTGAATAAAAATTTATGCAAGCTATTTGCTAAGAAATTAAAAATTCCTGTAAAAAATCATTTTCTAATTAGAAATAATGAAGAATTAAAAAAAATCAAACTGAAAAGTAAAAAATATTTTTGGAAGCCCAATCTAGAAGGATCCGGGATTGCTATTGATATCAAAAATATTTTGAGTAGTCAAAATGATTTGACTCACTTGGAGAAAGAAATTAATAAATACTCGGAGTTACTAATCGAAGAGTATCTTCCGGGAGACGAGTTGACTATAGGCGTTATGGGGAATCGAGGAAAATATAAGGCTACACAACTTGCAAAAGTTACTTACCCGGGGAGAGTCTATGGATATGCAGTTAAGTCAAAGTCAAAAATGCCGGAAAGATTAGAGTTCGGATTTGACAAAGATCAAGAAAAGAAACTGCAAGGCTACTCTATCAGGCTTTCGGAAGAGATTGGAGTGAGTGGTTATGCAAGATATGATTTTAAATGCGATGAAAAAGGGAACCCTTATTTTTTAGAAGGGAATTTGACTTGTGGTTTGAGTATTCAATACAGTACTTTTCCGATTTGTTATACTCATTCGTTTCAGAAGAAGTATTCCGATATGGTAGAAGAAATTCTAAATTTAGCGGTTGAAGAGTTTAAAGAAAAAAGATTCTTGTACGGAAAGATGCGATTAGAGTAG
- a CDS encoding KamA family radical SAM protein produces the protein MSIQEEIKENRKALFQKVEWNNYTSQLRNRVHSADLKKYFLLTESEKEGILKSIRLNVGVTPYYLSLSDPFDYNCPIRKMIVPRIEESIFSHEESLDPLHEERLSPVTGLTRMYKDRVLLFANHECSVYCRHCMRGRKVSDNKNRMDKEKLESCFQYIEKNEDITDVVISGGDPFNLSDSKIDWILKKLHSIQNVKIARIGTRNPVTLPMRLTHNLLKIIEKYNNDFLSIFCNTQFNHEKECTEEAKGAILKLLKAGVSVGNQCVILKGINDSGEVMLSLHKKLLELRVRAYYMYDPELIPGSRGFRTPLQKGIEIIEYMRGKIAGMGIPSFVTDLPGGGGKVTLSPNWYIGFHKKSRNHVFQSAAKKTYHFSFEPIDSSYDSLYKEIDDELYQKIQNEMESK, from the coding sequence ATGTCTATTCAAGAGGAAATTAAGGAAAATAGAAAAGCTCTTTTTCAAAAAGTGGAGTGGAATAATTACACGAGCCAGTTGAGAAATCGAGTTCATTCTGCGGATTTAAAAAAATATTTTTTACTCACCGAAAGTGAGAAGGAAGGAATCTTAAAGTCTATTCGGTTGAATGTAGGAGTAACTCCTTACTATTTGTCTCTTTCTGATCCCTTTGACTACAATTGTCCTATTCGAAAAATGATCGTTCCAAGAATTGAAGAAAGTATTTTTTCACATGAAGAGTCTTTGGATCCTTTGCACGAAGAAAGGCTTTCCCCTGTTACAGGTTTAACCCGAATGTATAAGGATAGAGTACTCTTATTTGCCAACCATGAGTGTTCTGTATATTGCAGGCACTGTATGAGAGGAAGAAAAGTTTCGGATAATAAAAACAGGATGGACAAAGAAAAGTTAGAGTCTTGTTTTCAGTATATCGAAAAAAATGAAGATATAACCGATGTAGTTATATCTGGTGGAGATCCTTTTAATTTATCTGATTCAAAAATAGATTGGATTTTGAAAAAATTGCATAGCATCCAGAATGTAAAAATTGCAAGAATCGGTACGCGTAACCCGGTCACTTTGCCAATGCGACTAACGCACAACCTATTAAAAATTATCGAGAAATACAATAATGACTTTCTTTCTATATTTTGCAACACCCAGTTCAATCACGAGAAAGAATGTACAGAAGAAGCCAAGGGTGCCATATTAAAATTGTTGAAAGCAGGGGTGAGTGTAGGAAACCAGTGTGTTATTTTAAAAGGAATCAATGATTCAGGCGAGGTTATGTTGTCCTTGCATAAAAAACTTTTGGAGCTGAGGGTTAGAGCATACTATATGTATGACCCGGAGCTGATACCCGGTTCAAGGGGATTTAGAACTCCTTTGCAAAAAGGAATAGAAATTATAGAATACATGAGAGGAAAAATTGCTGGAATGGGGATTCCGAGTTTTGTAACTGATCTTCCCGGAGGTGGTGGAAAGGTGACTCTATCACCAAACTGGTATATTGGCTTTCACAAAAAATCTAGAAACCACGTTTTTCAATCGGCTGCCAAAAAAACCTACCACTTTAGCTTTGAGCCAATCGATTCAAGCTATGATAGCTTATACAAAGAAATCGACGATGAGTTATATCAAAAAATACAAAACGAAATGGAATCTAAATGA
- a CDS encoding HAD family hydrolase, whose amino-acid sequence MLNLEPSKIKMIAFDIDGTVFSSEGIISDVYKESIQNFSEKFGKPISMPSHEKIMLQIGKPVKTIFQNLLPELPENDRDIISDSVLDFLCKRIENGEGYIYPNAKETIHELKKRNFLITAASNGRRKYVETILKRIDAIQFFDDIAILNYKDIQTKGDILIHYKQKYQLSGNQILMVGDRASDRDASVNADTPFAFCTFGHAVEGEILDYSVELKTLYDIVSIFS is encoded by the coding sequence ATGTTAAATTTAGAGCCTTCAAAAATAAAAATGATCGCCTTTGATATAGACGGAACTGTATTTTCATCAGAAGGTATTATTTCAGACGTTTACAAAGAATCTATTCAAAATTTTTCAGAAAAATTCGGAAAGCCGATTTCAATGCCATCCCACGAAAAAATCATGCTACAAATCGGCAAGCCTGTAAAAACTATTTTTCAAAATCTTCTCCCCGAGCTTCCTGAAAACGATAGGGATATTATTTCGGACAGTGTATTAGATTTTTTATGTAAAAGAATCGAAAACGGTGAAGGGTATATTTATCCGAATGCAAAAGAGACAATCCATGAACTAAAAAAAAGAAATTTTTTGATCACTGCAGCCTCCAATGGAAGAAGAAAATATGTGGAAACGATTTTAAAAAGAATCGATGCAATTCAATTTTTTGATGATATAGCAATATTAAATTATAAAGACATACAGACTAAGGGAGATATATTAATCCACTACAAACAAAAATACCAATTGTCTGGGAACCAAATTCTAATGGTAGGAGACAGAGCCTCCGATAGAGACGCCAGTGTCAATGCAGACACCCCTTTTGCTTTTTGCACTTTTGGCCATGCAGTAGAAGGGGAAATTTTAGACTATTCAGTTGAATTAAAGACGTTATACGACATCGTTTCAATTTTTTCTTGA
- the uvrC gene encoding excinuclease ABC subunit UvrC, with translation MSFLFEENIVLKEKIKNLKNSSGCYLWKNKNSEIIYVGKATDISSRVRSYLNPNQSDLKTRYLQSEIYDLDWILTNSEVEALILEANLIKKYNPRFNVRLKDDKKYPYICVSTDEEFPMVYLTRNVKDDKKKYFGPFTDVKGARDLLSVIHKFFPIRKTYQKLPAKPKRPCINFQMGRCLAPCTGKVTQDEYWVIVNQVLKFLEGKKEDLIKELKLKMGNHSKNLEYEAAKRYRDIIQNVSLYQKKQLVVSIDGGDEDIFAFARRDDDGQAVIFEVREGKLESKKTFALQGLEYSTQREVISSFLRDYYVNAKFIPRTIFLPENIKDEANVLLEHIAKITGFSVKIKFPSKGEKASLIRLAERNAELNLTERILALKYKDQSSALKELKEILKLGDTPNIIECYDISHFQGSEPVASGVMFLEGKPFKTGYRNYRIKSHKGINDPAMIHEVIARRLQKLLNEGESIPDLIVIDGGLTQLTRACEAALALDLKNLPIIGLAKKREEIYFPGEKTPYQFDKNSPAMRLLRHIRDETHRFGVKFHRSRRNKETLKSILSEISDIGIERRKSISAYFAGKKKIQDASKNELMEIPGIGEKLANSIYEKIQTLSRKN, from the coding sequence ATGAGTTTTCTTTTTGAAGAAAATATAGTGTTAAAAGAAAAAATCAAGAATTTAAAAAATTCTTCCGGTTGCTATCTTTGGAAAAATAAAAATTCAGAAATTATTTACGTAGGGAAGGCTACCGATATTTCTTCAAGAGTCAGGAGCTATCTCAATCCTAACCAGAGCGACTTAAAGACAAGATACCTTCAAAGTGAAATTTATGATTTAGATTGGATTTTAACAAATTCAGAAGTAGAGGCTTTGATTTTAGAAGCCAACCTGATTAAAAAATACAACCCAAGGTTTAACGTAAGGTTGAAGGATGATAAAAAGTATCCTTACATCTGCGTATCTACAGACGAAGAATTTCCTATGGTTTATCTCACTCGAAATGTAAAAGACGACAAGAAGAAATATTTTGGACCCTTTACCGATGTAAAAGGAGCGAGGGACCTACTTTCTGTAATCCATAAATTTTTTCCTATTCGCAAAACGTATCAAAAACTTCCGGCAAAACCAAAACGCCCCTGTATAAATTTTCAAATGGGAAGATGCTTGGCTCCTTGCACTGGAAAGGTAACTCAGGATGAGTATTGGGTAATTGTAAACCAAGTATTAAAATTTTTGGAAGGAAAAAAGGAGGATTTGATAAAAGAATTAAAACTCAAAATGGGAAATCATTCTAAAAATTTAGAATACGAAGCAGCGAAACGATACAGGGATATTATTCAAAATGTAAGCCTCTATCAGAAAAAGCAATTGGTTGTGAGTATCGATGGAGGCGATGAAGATATTTTTGCTTTTGCAAGAAGAGATGATGATGGGCAGGCAGTAATTTTTGAAGTTAGAGAGGGAAAGTTAGAATCCAAAAAAACTTTTGCCTTGCAAGGGTTGGAATATTCAACACAAAGAGAGGTGATTAGCTCATTTTTAAGAGATTATTATGTAAACGCGAAGTTTATTCCGAGAACAATTTTTCTTCCTGAGAACATAAAAGACGAAGCAAATGTTTTGTTAGAGCATATTGCTAAAATAACCGGCTTTTCGGTAAAGATAAAGTTCCCTTCCAAAGGTGAAAAAGCCTCCCTCATTCGGCTTGCGGAAAGAAATGCAGAGCTGAATTTAACAGAAAGAATTTTAGCGCTAAAATACAAAGACCAGTCTTCTGCACTAAAAGAGCTGAAAGAAATTTTGAAGTTAGGCGATACACCTAACATCATTGAGTGTTATGATATTAGCCATTTTCAAGGTAGTGAGCCTGTTGCAAGCGGGGTGATGTTCTTAGAAGGTAAGCCATTCAAAACCGGATATAGAAATTACCGGATAAAAAGCCATAAAGGAATCAATGACCCTGCCATGATCCACGAAGTGATTGCAAGAAGGCTACAGAAACTTTTAAATGAAGGGGAATCGATCCCTGATCTTATTGTGATTGATGGGGGGCTAACCCAGTTGACCAGAGCTTGTGAGGCAGCGCTTGCCTTAGACTTGAAAAATCTTCCTATCATAGGGCTTGCCAAAAAAAGAGAAGAAATATATTTTCCGGGAGAGAAAACTCCCTACCAATTCGATAAAAATTCTCCTGCGATGAGACTTCTCAGGCATATCCGAGACGAGACACATAGGTTTGGGGTGAAATTCCACAGAAGTAGAAGAAACAAAGAAACCTTAAAGTCCATTCTTAGTGAAATCAGTGATATAGGAATTGAAAGAAGAAAAAGTATATCGGCTTATTTTGCCGGTAAAAAGAAAATACAAGATGCGAGTAAGAATGAATTAATGGAAATTCCCGGAATCGGAGAAAAGTTAGCAAATTCTATTTACGAAAAAATTCAAACTCTATCAAGAAAAAATTGA
- a CDS encoding PAS domain S-box protein yields MNIKLDKSKDSLHKEEVVLSDDSRIISKTNLKGVITYVNDDFIQISGFSEKELLGKSHNIIRHSDIPKSIFENMWNHLHKRIPWRGVLKNKTKSGGFYWVDALISPTFDEKGNVLGYISVRKKPTERQINKAQRLYNRLSNGKKFTDFKLKYLHWIYRYSIQTRLIFLNIFFLTILTIISASSLVRFTQEYDFYQKKSFGSDYLIYFSDLTEKISTHRASSAILLSGDSNFKEKLIQSEKQIEETLNKISILQNETRNYFFDETAHQDISVDWFSLKNDKQKSLEANLTKHTNLITKYLYLSKYFADSTNLNKDSSSDTLYIELLTTRILPHLLESLGQLKLESAMAFSKSTLPISEKLKIKGIASSIDIYSEQISTGMEFAKKYSPDLDNKTIAQFDSLLLNTKKLSKSIDKNLSNSESSNFIPAFREMSNLTSNYIEFNNSLHLYLNKKLYEKMLTLKIKVYTIIFSYLLFILLIYLINFTIIKSIQDSIDNSMADSIDHFKKVLF; encoded by the coding sequence TTGAATATAAAATTAGACAAGTCAAAAGACAGTCTTCACAAAGAAGAAGTTGTATTGAGTGATGATTCAAGAATCATTTCAAAAACAAACCTAAAAGGAGTCATCACTTATGTAAATGACGATTTCATCCAAATTAGCGGATTTTCAGAGAAAGAGCTGTTAGGAAAATCTCACAATATCATCCGCCACTCCGATATACCAAAAAGTATTTTTGAAAATATGTGGAACCATCTTCATAAAAGAATTCCTTGGAGAGGGGTATTAAAAAACAAAACAAAATCGGGTGGCTTCTACTGGGTAGATGCGCTTATTAGTCCCACGTTTGATGAGAAAGGAAATGTATTAGGGTATATTTCTGTCAGAAAAAAACCAACCGAAAGACAGATAAATAAAGCTCAACGTTTATACAATCGCCTATCGAATGGGAAAAAATTTACAGACTTTAAGCTCAAATATTTGCATTGGATATATCGCTATTCAATTCAAACAAGACTAATTTTTCTAAATATCTTTTTTCTTACTATACTCACAATCATTTCTGCCTCTTCTCTTGTCCGATTTACACAAGAATACGACTTCTATCAAAAAAAAAGCTTTGGGTCTGACTATCTAATTTATTTTTCAGACTTAACAGAAAAAATCTCAACACATAGAGCCTCGAGTGCTATTCTACTAAGTGGGGATTCTAATTTTAAAGAAAAGCTTATTCAAAGTGAAAAACAAATTGAAGAAACTCTAAATAAAATATCTATCTTACAAAATGAAACAAGAAACTATTTTTTTGATGAAACTGCCCATCAAGATATTTCTGTTGATTGGTTCTCCTTAAAAAATGATAAACAAAAATCCCTGGAGGCGAATTTAACCAAGCACACAAATTTAATCACAAAATATCTATACCTAAGTAAATATTTCGCAGACTCTACTAACTTAAATAAAGATTCATCTTCCGACACTCTTTATATCGAACTACTAACTACAAGAATTCTACCCCATCTTTTAGAAAGTCTCGGGCAACTGAAATTAGAAAGTGCCATGGCTTTTTCTAAATCAACGCTCCCTATTTCTGAAAAATTAAAAATCAAAGGAATCGCATCTTCCATAGATATCTATTCAGAACAAATCTCTACCGGAATGGAGTTTGCTAAAAAATATAGCCCCGACTTAGACAATAAAACTATTGCTCAATTCGATTCTCTTTTGTTGAATACAAAAAAGTTGTCTAAGTCCATTGATAAAAATCTATCCAACTCAGAAAGCTCTAACTTCATTCCGGCTTTTCGTGAAATGAGTAACCTAACAAGCAACTATATCGAATTCAATAACTCACTCCATTTGTATCTAAACAAGAAATTGTATGAAAAGATGCTCACACTGAAAATAAAAGTTTATACTATTATATTTTCCTATCTTTTGTTTATTTTATTGATTTATCTAATTAATTTTACGATTATCAAAAGTATTCAAGATAGTATCGATAACAGCATGGCAGATTCTATTGACCATTTTAAAAAAGTTTTGTTTTAA
- a CDS encoding BamA/TamA family outer membrane protein, translating into MQSFSYYSIAKVFVIVFFIARPVHSEEAKNNSSFYLSESKKLDENELRHKKEGWYPTALPIVSYDPVIGNGFGVIGNLFDNGKKNSPLFEYQPYVYKTSIYLFKSSGRAESYGIDFDSPYLFNTPYRLKLSLSYDRNPNTQYFGIGESTMKPLTYRTKNLSSENLHENAQFSEMEDAYSYRRPSNSPNAPRYVSDVDKNVYDFGSTTLSILLDRTFFGAFRILFSPEFSQNVIRTYDYKTDNPNRQNSNLKKAKDPLTGWESLTPNGKSQLTEDYESKKILGYHGGNINYIRFGLMYDTRDFEPDPDSGVVVELNHAKVGKLTGSDFEFSKTLLQFKYFKMPLPQYFEELVISSRALINYTKGSAPFFEYKYIWSADGPIDGLGGLQTIRGYRQERFVAPVMGVANLEIRWRFATIKKGDELFTFSLVPFFDTGRVWEDPNHIHLKGYARSHGIGLRAIWNQATVVLLDYAKSKEGSQVFLDFNHIF; encoded by the coding sequence ATCCAGAGTTTTAGTTACTATAGTATTGCAAAAGTTTTTGTAATTGTATTTTTTATTGCACGACCCGTACATTCTGAAGAAGCTAAAAATAACTCCTCATTTTATTTGAGTGAAAGTAAAAAATTAGACGAGAATGAGTTAAGGCATAAAAAAGAAGGATGGTATCCTACTGCCCTACCTATTGTTTCTTATGACCCGGTAATAGGAAATGGATTTGGCGTAATAGGAAACTTATTCGATAACGGAAAAAAAAATTCTCCTTTGTTTGAATACCAACCTTACGTTTATAAAACAAGTATATATCTATTCAAATCTTCGGGGAGAGCAGAATCTTATGGAATAGATTTTGACTCACCTTATCTATTCAATACACCTTATAGGTTAAAGTTGAGTTTAAGCTATGATAGAAATCCAAATACGCAATATTTTGGAATAGGGGAATCAACTATGAAACCTCTAACGTATAGAACAAAGAACCTATCGTCAGAGAACTTGCACGAAAATGCACAATTTTCAGAAATGGAAGATGCCTATTCCTATAGAAGACCATCTAATTCGCCTAACGCTCCAAGGTATGTAAGTGATGTCGATAAGAACGTTTACGATTTTGGGTCAACTACATTAAGTATCTTACTTGACAGAACTTTTTTTGGTGCCTTTCGGATTTTATTCTCTCCCGAATTTTCACAAAATGTGATCCGAACCTACGATTATAAAACAGACAATCCAAATAGACAAAATTCAAATTTGAAGAAAGCAAAAGACCCTCTTACCGGTTGGGAGAGCTTGACACCAAACGGTAAATCACAATTAACAGAAGACTATGAAAGTAAAAAAATTTTAGGTTATCATGGAGGTAATATAAATTACATTAGATTTGGTTTGATGTATGATACCAGAGATTTTGAGCCTGACCCCGATAGTGGAGTTGTTGTGGAGTTGAACCACGCAAAAGTTGGAAAACTCACAGGCTCAGATTTTGAATTTTCTAAAACTTTATTGCAATTCAAATATTTTAAAATGCCTTTGCCGCAATATTTTGAAGAGCTTGTAATTTCCAGTCGAGCTTTAATTAATTATACAAAGGGGAGTGCACCTTTTTTTGAATACAAATATATTTGGAGTGCTGACGGGCCGATAGACGGGCTTGGAGGACTTCAAACTATTCGAGGGTATCGTCAAGAAAGATTTGTAGCTCCGGTAATGGGTGTCGCCAATTTAGAGATTCGATGGAGGTTTGCGACTATTAAAAAAGGTGATGAACTTTTTACGTTTAGCCTTGTTCCTTTTTTTGATACAGGTAGAGTTTGGGAGGATCCGAATCATATTCATTTGAAGGGTTATGCAAGGTCACACGGTATTGGGCTTAGAGCAATCTGGAATCAAGCCACTGTAGTTCTTTTGGATTATGCAAAATCAAAAGAGGGCAGCCAAGTATTTTTGGATTTTAATCATATTTTTTAA